In the Candidatus Saccharibacteria bacterium oral taxon 488 genome, one interval contains:
- a CDS encoding FAD-binding oxidoreductase, with amino-acid sequence MNKVATYLNEHLTGEVVTHDGALADAQRDGSVLARQPELIARVADTSDVRKVLRFCSQLAEKGHVLPVYARGCGTDSTGAAIGRGIAIDMAAHMHNVVGIDAKQQLIHLQSGISHRAAQAVLSTHKGLGLPEISLTGEDGTIGGAISTEAAGMLSSAYGLLSQSIHQMEVVLSSGDIVQTGRLSKRELSKKKGLATFEGELYRQLDNLITDNEALIARIDAGAPEMAGFSSIAQVRQRDGSFDLTPLFVGAQGSLGIIGELIMKADFIHPELAVVSAAYSSMNAAQAAVDTALQAGASTVELIDGRLFSRAAAQGKKLAWAPKECYRGGVVVALFHAFSDRARSKAAKKLLRALRGGTAVQVELRDVEMKEAFTLHSVLTLAEHPTDEHGVMPQVFSGMWLPGVQLDGFIKSMRALEKEYSVAMPLFIDATTGMINSYPVFSSKKVSDRQRILKLCSDMMRIVTSHEGSFAGFGGEGRLKAAFVQPTLTPEERDLYAKIKHIFDPKGILAPGIKTAVPMKQLAEELNAWCRLAG; translated from the coding sequence ATGAATAAGGTTGCGACATATTTGAATGAACATCTGACGGGTGAAGTGGTGACGCATGACGGTGCTTTGGCGGATGCGCAGCGGGACGGCAGCGTGCTGGCGCGGCAGCCGGAGTTGATCGCACGAGTGGCGGACACGAGTGATGTGCGCAAGGTTTTGCGGTTTTGTTCGCAGTTGGCGGAGAAGGGTCACGTCTTGCCGGTGTATGCGCGCGGATGCGGCACGGATAGTACGGGCGCGGCGATTGGGCGTGGCATCGCCATTGACATGGCGGCACACATGCATAATGTCGTCGGAATTGATGCTAAGCAGCAGCTGATTCACCTCCAGTCGGGTATTTCTCATAGGGCGGCGCAGGCAGTGCTGTCAACGCATAAGGGTTTGGGGCTACCAGAGATTTCATTGACGGGTGAGGATGGCACGATTGGTGGCGCGATTAGTACTGAAGCGGCTGGCATGCTGTCCTCGGCGTATGGTCTATTGAGCCAGTCGATTCACCAGATGGAAGTTGTCTTGTCAAGCGGCGATATCGTGCAGACCGGTCGGCTGTCAAAGCGCGAACTGAGCAAGAAGAAGGGTCTGGCGACATTTGAGGGCGAATTATACCGTCAGCTGGATAATTTGATAACCGATAATGAAGCGCTGATCGCTCGGATTGATGCTGGCGCGCCAGAGATGGCCGGCTTTTCGAGCATCGCTCAGGTGCGGCAGCGCGATGGCTCGTTTGACCTCACGCCGCTATTTGTCGGCGCTCAAGGCAGCCTCGGTATCATCGGTGAACTGATCATGAAAGCTGACTTCATCCATCCGGAACTAGCCGTGGTAAGTGCCGCGTATAGTTCAATGAATGCAGCGCAGGCGGCGGTCGACACGGCGCTGCAAGCGGGCGCCTCGACCGTCGAGCTGATCGACGGGCGGCTCTTCTCGCGGGCGGCAGCCCAGGGTAAAAAACTAGCATGGGCGCCAAAAGAATGCTATCGCGGTGGCGTGGTAGTGGCGCTCTTTCACGCGTTTTCGGACCGCGCGCGTAGCAAGGCTGCCAAGAAGTTACTACGTGCGCTTCGCGGTGGCACGGCTGTGCAGGTTGAGCTACGCGACGTGGAAATGAAAGAAGCGTTTACGCTACATTCAGTGCTGACCTTGGCGGAGCATCCAACGGATGAGCACGGTGTCATGCCGCAGGTATTCTCTGGGATGTGGCTGCCGGGCGTGCAGCTGGACGGCTTTATCAAGTCGATGCGCGCGCTTGAAAAAGAATACAGCGTGGCCATGCCGCTGTTTATCGACGCGACGACTGGCATGATCAATAGTTATCCGGTGTTCTCGAGCAAAAAGGTCAGTGACCGCCAACGTATCCTCAAACTCTGCTCGGACATGATGCGGATCGTGACTAGCCACGAAGGGTCGTTCGCGGGATTTGGCGGCGAGGGCCGGCTCAAGGCGGCATTTGTTCAGCCAACACTGACGCCCGAGGAGCGTGACCTGTATGCAAAAATCAAGCATATCTTTGATCCAAAAGGCATCCTCGCGCCGGGTATCAAGACTGCTGTGCCGATGAAACAACTGGCAGAAGAATTAAATGCTTGGTGCCGGCTGGCGGGCTGA
- a CDS encoding DUF4342 domain-containing protein, whose product MSKQNRTEEFSVNGDQVVEKVKQLIKEGNVRRVIIKNEKGESIMEFPVTAGVVGVLLLPTLAALGAAVALMAQCTIAVERWD is encoded by the coding sequence ATGAGCAAACAAAACCGCACCGAAGAATTTAGCGTTAACGGCGATCAAGTTGTCGAGAAGGTCAAGCAGCTTATCAAAGAAGGTAACGTCCGCCGCGTCATCATCAAAAACGAAAAGGGCGAAAGTATCATGGAATTCCCCGTCACTGCCGGCGTCGTTGGCGTACTGCTGCTGCCAACCCTCGCGGCTCTCGGCGCAGCAGTGGCGTTGATGGCGCAGTGCACGATCGCGGTGGAGCGATGGGATTAG
- the treF gene encoding alpha,alpha-trehalase TreF: protein MLPKKTTTIIKRTLARTAQRITPIDRKDPDEKLGQLFHEVQSHRVFADGKTFVDLVPRKRATRILQEYRLARRDPNFRLDEFVKLHFYEFESPVKKVSFVQADSARQHVTNLWPLLIRRAHKSKGSLIALPHDYVVPGGRFAEQFYWDTYFIMLGLAVDGKWKLIDGMMKNYVYMIQRFGFIPTANRTYFLSRSQPPFFAAMVKLLASKPGRRAPSLTYLEYFPSLLAEYKFWMKGQRKLSSIDFMATNRVVAMPDGQVLNRYYDDKATPRPESRREDIETARNSRSANKAKVYLDLRAGAESGWDFSSRWFDDPHDIETIMTTDLVPVDLNCLLYELEMTIAHCYGVLRQAPLKKRFIRLAERRAESIRQHCWNEADGFFYDYNFRTGHQTSHATLAGIFPLYSGIATKKQAKHVAEKLEREFLRDGGLRTTLVDNGQQWDAPNGWAPLQWVAVCGLKRYGLDELAEEIRKRWLASTERVFADQGKMIEKYDVDSESRIGGGGEYPLQDGFGWTNGVYAALYDRFDERCPK from the coding sequence ATGCTTCCCAAGAAAACCACAACAATTATCAAGCGCACGTTAGCACGCACCGCCCAGCGCATTACGCCAATCGACCGCAAAGATCCCGACGAAAAGCTCGGACAGTTGTTTCATGAAGTGCAGTCACACCGCGTGTTTGCTGACGGTAAAACCTTCGTCGATCTCGTACCGCGAAAGCGAGCCACCCGCATCCTCCAGGAGTATCGCCTAGCCCGGCGTGATCCCAACTTTCGGCTGGATGAATTTGTGAAGCTACATTTTTATGAATTTGAATCGCCGGTCAAAAAGGTGAGCTTTGTCCAGGCAGACTCTGCCAGACAGCACGTCACCAATCTCTGGCCGCTGCTCATCCGCCGCGCCCACAAGTCGAAGGGTTCGCTGATCGCCCTGCCGCATGATTACGTGGTGCCGGGTGGTCGGTTTGCCGAGCAGTTTTATTGGGATACGTATTTTATCATGCTGGGTCTGGCGGTGGACGGCAAGTGGAAGCTGATCGACGGCATGATGAAAAATTATGTGTACATGATTCAGCGTTTTGGTTTCATCCCGACTGCTAATCGGACGTACTTTCTCAGTCGCAGCCAGCCGCCGTTTTTTGCAGCGATGGTCAAGCTCCTCGCCAGCAAGCCCGGCCGGCGCGCTCCGAGCTTGACGTACCTCGAGTACTTTCCCTCACTACTGGCCGAATATAAATTCTGGATGAAAGGCCAACGCAAGCTTTCGAGCATCGACTTTATGGCCACCAACCGCGTGGTAGCTATGCCTGATGGCCAGGTGCTCAATCGCTACTACGACGATAAGGCCACGCCGCGCCCAGAAAGTCGCCGTGAAGATATCGAAACCGCCAGGAACAGCCGCTCCGCCAACAAGGCCAAGGTCTACCTCGACCTGCGGGCCGGGGCTGAGAGTGGTTGGGACTTTAGTTCACGCTGGTTTGATGATCCGCACGACATTGAAACAATCATGACGACCGATCTCGTGCCGGTTGACTTGAACTGTTTGCTATACGAACTAGAGATGACGATCGCCCATTGTTACGGCGTACTGCGTCAGGCGCCGCTCAAGAAGCGCTTCATCCGCCTGGCCGAGCGCCGCGCCGAGAGCATCCGCCAGCACTGTTGGAATGAAGCCGACGGCTTTTTCTATGATTATAATTTCCGCACTGGTCATCAGACGAGCCACGCCACACTGGCCGGCATCTTCCCGCTCTACAGCGGTATCGCCACCAAAAAACAAGCCAAGCACGTGGCCGAGAAATTAGAACGCGAGTTCTTACGCGACGGCGGACTACGCACGACGCTGGTTGACAATGGTCAGCAATGGGACGCGCCAAATGGCTGGGCGCCGCTGCAGTGGGTGGCGGTTTGCGGTTTGAAACGATACGGACTTGACGAGCTAGCGGAAGAAATTAGAAAGCGCTGGCTGGCTTCAACCGAGCGCGTCTTTGCTGATCAGGGCAAGATGATCGAGAAATATGACGTTGATAGCGAGTCACGCATTGGCGGCGGTGGTGAATATCCGTTGCAAGACGGCTTTGGCTGGACCAATGGCGTGTACGCGGCGCTGTATGATCGGTTTGATGAGCGCTGCCCAAAGTAG
- a CDS encoding ADP-ribosylglycohydrolase family protein codes for MLDKYFFIPIITCMSASMIDNAKGMLTGLAIGDALGMVCEFEQPGTFPYVDEMRAGGPFNLPKGYWTDDTSMALCLAESLLNNGGYDSYDVMGNFTRWRNEGYLSSTGFCFDCGGQIQAAIRDFESDKSAWVAKDTPRTESAGNGAIMRLAPVVLAAFKHRSEKDILAMVRLSARETHYSFEAEAGAEVFAALLIRAMKANGNKTKVADIDSLSTGNLFDDIWRRVRQPQELNTSGYIIHSLQVAWWAFQTYDSFRDGMLAVVNLGGDSDTNGAIYGQLAGAFYGYEAIPTTWRHDLYDEANITKKAELLYLMDSCEILVSRFEIDKLPPTRQ; via the coding sequence ATGCTTGATAAATATTTTTTTATCCCTATAATAACCTGCATGAGTGCTTCTATGATAGACAATGCCAAAGGTATGCTAACAGGATTAGCGATTGGCGATGCATTGGGGATGGTGTGCGAATTTGAGCAGCCCGGGACATTTCCATATGTTGATGAAATGAGAGCTGGCGGACCGTTTAATCTACCGAAAGGATACTGGACGGACGACACATCAATGGCACTTTGTCTAGCCGAAAGCCTGCTCAACAACGGAGGATATGATTCATATGATGTGATGGGCAATTTTACTCGGTGGCGCAATGAGGGATATTTAAGTTCCACCGGCTTTTGTTTTGACTGCGGCGGACAGATTCAAGCGGCTATTCGTGATTTTGAAAGCGATAAAAGTGCTTGGGTTGCTAAAGATACTCCACGCACTGAGTCTGCTGGCAATGGTGCAATTATGCGATTAGCTCCAGTGGTGTTAGCAGCATTCAAGCATCGCTCAGAAAAAGATATCCTTGCCATGGTTCGTTTGTCGGCCAGAGAGACGCACTACTCATTTGAAGCAGAGGCTGGCGCTGAAGTTTTCGCTGCACTACTCATTCGAGCAATGAAAGCCAATGGGAATAAAACCAAAGTGGCAGACATTGATAGTCTAAGTACCGGTAACCTGTTTGATGATATTTGGCGGCGCGTTAGACAACCACAGGAGCTGAATACTAGCGGTTATATCATTCATAGTTTACAGGTTGCGTGGTGGGCGTTTCAAACCTACGACTCGTTCAGAGATGGCATGCTAGCTGTCGTAAACCTCGGCGGTGATTCCGATACAAACGGTGCAATCTATGGACAGTTGGCGGGTGCATTTTATGGATATGAAGCAATCCCCACAACCTGGCGCCATGATTTATATGATGAGGCAAATATCACAAAGAAGGCCGAGTTGCTATATTTGATGGATAGCTGTGAAATTTTAGTAAGTCGTTTTGAAATCGATAAGCTACCGCCCACTCGTCAATAA
- a CDS encoding replication-associated recombination protein A, with protein sequence MDARQPLAEQMRPQTLDEVIGQSHLLGEGELLRQIVRRAEPVSLILWGPPGTGKTTLARIIAREVNAEFVELSAVTSGKKDVEQVIEHARQNWNLGLRTILFVDEIHRFNKAQQDAFLPHVESGLITLIGATTENPSFEVITPLLSRTRVLVLRQLTKDEIILVLKRALKTLKKSKQVSPKALDYLAELADGDARVALGNLELALSFGEKVTPEIVKAAAQRRLPGYDKKGDAHYDVISAFIKSLRGSDAVAAAYYLARMIDAGEDPKFIARRMVVFASEDIGLAGNGALSLAVATFEAVERVGLPEAKYNLFHCAIALARSQKSREITDLMNEAFSLAHKYPNSPVPLHLRNAPTKLMKDLGYNKDYKWQAGFQHEKGFLPEDIPRPTKN encoded by the coding sequence ATGGACGCGCGACAACCCCTGGCGGAGCAGATGCGGCCGCAAACCCTGGATGAAGTAATCGGGCAAAGTCATTTGCTGGGCGAAGGCGAGCTGCTACGTCAAATCGTGAGGCGCGCTGAGCCGGTCAGCTTGATTTTGTGGGGGCCACCGGGGACGGGCAAGACGACCTTGGCACGGATTATCGCCCGCGAAGTTAATGCAGAGTTCGTCGAGTTGTCGGCGGTGACCAGTGGCAAGAAAGATGTCGAACAGGTGATCGAACACGCCAGGCAAAATTGGAATTTGGGACTGAGGACAATTTTGTTTGTTGACGAAATCCACCGCTTCAATAAAGCGCAGCAAGATGCGTTTTTGCCGCACGTTGAGAGCGGGCTGATTACTTTGATTGGGGCGACCACCGAGAACCCGAGCTTTGAGGTGATCACGCCGCTGCTCAGCCGGACACGAGTGCTGGTGCTCCGTCAACTGACCAAAGATGAAATTATATTGGTGCTGAAGCGAGCGCTGAAGACTTTGAAAAAATCCAAACAAGTCTCGCCCAAAGCCTTGGATTATCTGGCGGAATTGGCGGACGGCGACGCGCGGGTGGCGCTGGGTAATTTGGAGTTGGCACTGAGTTTTGGTGAGAAGGTTACACCAGAGATCGTCAAGGCGGCGGCTCAGCGGCGACTGCCGGGCTATGACAAAAAGGGCGATGCGCATTATGACGTTATCTCGGCGTTCATTAAATCACTGCGCGGTAGTGATGCGGTGGCTGCGGCATACTATTTGGCGCGCATGATTGACGCTGGTGAAGATCCGAAGTTTATTGCTCGGCGGATGGTGGTTTTTGCGTCGGAGGATATTGGGTTGGCGGGTAACGGCGCGCTGAGCTTGGCGGTCGCCACTTTTGAGGCGGTGGAGCGCGTCGGGCTACCTGAAGCCAAATACAATTTATTCCACTGTGCCATCGCCCTGGCTCGCAGCCAGAAATCGCGCGAGATTACTGATTTGATGAATGAGGCTTTTTCTCTGGCGCACAAGTACCCGAACTCGCCGGTGCCGCTGCATCTTCGTAACGCTCCGACCAAGCTCATGAAAGATCTAGGTTATAACAAAGATTACAAATGGCAAGCTGGCTTCCAGCACGAAAAAGGATTTTTGCCAGAAGACATTCCGCGTCCGACCAAGAACTAG
- a CDS encoding oligoribonuclease: MEATVIPYDPLPPGLFVWMDLEYTTTDVDAARILEVAAIITNCQLEQIGEPFSLACKPNGFSEHSMPESVVDMHTRNGLLDDVSVSKYNEAALEKQALNWLQQTANDAVLIHCGYYLQCDREILARRMPALYERLGFRQLDMRCAEEMADAWTSQGRYRLTDRHNHRALGDVREAILLGGKYKERFVPQEMLRDA; this comes from the coding sequence ATGGAGGCTACCGTGATCCCGTACGACCCACTTCCACCCGGCCTCTTTGTCTGGATGGATTTGGAGTATACGACGACCGATGTTGATGCGGCGCGGATACTTGAAGTCGCGGCGATTATCACCAATTGCCAGTTGGAGCAAATCGGTGAGCCGTTTTCTTTAGCCTGCAAGCCTAATGGCTTCTCTGAACATTCTATGCCCGAATCGGTTGTTGATATGCACACGCGAAATGGTCTACTGGACGATGTCTCCGTGTCAAAATATAACGAGGCCGCACTCGAAAAGCAAGCGCTCAACTGGCTACAGCAAACCGCAAATGACGCTGTTTTAATTCACTGCGGCTATTATCTGCAATGTGACCGCGAGATCCTCGCGAGACGCATGCCCGCGCTATACGAGCGTTTGGGATTCCGGCAACTTGACATGCGTTGCGCTGAAGAAATGGCCGATGCTTGGACGAGCCAGGGCCGATATCGACTAACCGACCGCCACAATCATCGCGCACTCGGCGATGTGAGGGAGGCGATTTTACTGGGTGGAAAATATAAGGAGCGGTTTGTGCCGCAAGAAATGCTACGCGATGCTTAG
- a CDS encoding slipin family protein, translating to MEIVAVILVIVLMFVLSGIKVVNQYQRGVVLTLGRFTGVREPGLRVVIPIFQTMMMVDVRSTPIDVPKQEVITKDNVTVGVDAVVYFRVINAPKAVLETTNYIYATSQFAQAALRDVTGNVDMDDLLAKREEISQQIKEIVDAETDKWGIDVENVKIQNIELPGDMKRAMAKQAEAERERRANIINADGEKAAAETLAQAAEILAKTQGAINLRTLNTLERISTEPSQKTMMLFPIELIDAIRGGKK from the coding sequence ATGGAAATAGTAGCAGTAATTTTAGTCATCGTACTGATGTTTGTGCTGAGCGGTATCAAGGTTGTCAATCAATATCAGCGTGGTGTGGTATTGACACTGGGACGATTTACTGGCGTACGCGAGCCGGGCCTACGGGTGGTGATACCAATTTTTCAGACGATGATGATGGTGGATGTGCGTTCGACACCGATTGATGTGCCAAAACAAGAGGTTATCACCAAAGACAATGTCACTGTCGGCGTTGACGCGGTGGTTTATTTCCGAGTGATTAACGCACCAAAAGCGGTGCTAGAGACGACCAACTATATTTATGCCACTAGCCAATTTGCCCAAGCTGCCCTGCGTGACGTCACCGGTAACGTAGATATGGATGACCTGCTCGCCAAGCGCGAAGAGATTTCGCAGCAAATTAAGGAAATTGTTGACGCCGAGACCGACAAATGGGGTATCGATGTCGAGAATGTTAAGATTCAGAACATTGAACTACCGGGCGACATGAAGCGCGCCATGGCTAAACAAGCCGAAGCCGAGCGTGAGCGCCGCGCCAACATCATCAACGCCGACGGTGAAAAAGCTGCCGCCGAAACGTTGGCACAAGCCGCCGAGATCCTGGCAAAAACCCAAGGCGCGATTAACCTGCGTACGCTGAACACACTGGAGCGTATCTCCACTGAGCCATCACAAAAGACGATGATGCTCTTCCCGATTGAACTGATTGACGCAATTCGCGGCGGCAAGAAGTAG
- a CDS encoding D-alanine--D-alanine ligase: MDRLRVLLIFGGESSEHEVSINSATNVQAALDAARYDINLCYIDRAGRWRLVETIETRNQPSPHLTPQLGQRSLLIDGVNQLPIDVIIPVLHGKNGEDGSVQGLAQLLHIPYIGPSLLSAAVTMDKDMTKRLALGAHVPVVPWRTLVSDAPRPTFAEIADELGTPVFIKPSRAGSSVGVSKVHSAEAFTTALDEAFRHDDTVLIEQAITAREIELAVLGHGTSARVSVPGEVLPGEEFYSYDDKYSTDSTSRVVIPADVDESVTTELQRLALAAYHATSGHGMARVDFFLDPTGQIFLNEINSIPGFTNISMYPKLWETSGLSPRALIDELIEEALASRSIHGV; the protein is encoded by the coding sequence ATGGATAGATTACGCGTTCTCCTCATATTTGGCGGCGAGTCATCCGAGCACGAAGTCTCGATCAATTCCGCTACTAATGTGCAGGCGGCACTGGACGCAGCACGCTACGACATTAACCTATGCTACATCGACCGCGCTGGTCGGTGGCGGCTCGTCGAGACGATTGAGACACGCAACCAGCCAAGCCCACACTTAACGCCACAACTCGGCCAGCGCTCACTGCTCATCGACGGCGTTAACCAGCTGCCGATTGACGTGATAATTCCGGTGCTTCATGGCAAAAACGGCGAGGACGGTAGCGTGCAGGGTCTGGCGCAGCTACTTCATATCCCCTATATCGGCCCGAGTCTCCTTTCGGCGGCCGTCACCATGGACAAAGACATGACCAAGCGGCTGGCGCTCGGCGCTCACGTTCCGGTTGTGCCGTGGCGAACGCTAGTAAGTGATGCGCCGCGACCGACCTTCGCCGAGATAGCTGATGAGCTTGGTACGCCTGTTTTTATCAAGCCATCCCGCGCTGGCTCGTCCGTCGGTGTCAGCAAAGTCCACTCGGCTGAAGCATTCACCACCGCGCTTGATGAAGCCTTTCGCCACGACGACACCGTGTTGATCGAACAAGCGATCACCGCCCGCGAGATCGAGCTAGCCGTCCTCGGCCACGGCACATCCGCCCGCGTCAGCGTACCTGGTGAGGTTCTTCCTGGCGAAGAGTTTTATAGCTACGACGATAAGTACAGCACCGATAGCACCTCACGTGTTGTTATCCCGGCGGACGTTGACGAGTCAGTGACGACAGAATTGCAGCGCCTCGCACTGGCTGCCTACCACGCGACTAGTGGACACGGCATGGCACGAGTTGATTTTTTCCTTGATCCGACGGGCCAGATTTTTCTCAACGAAATTAACAGCATCCCCGGCTTTACCAATATCAGCATGTATCCAAAGCTATGGGAAACTTCGGGCCTCAGTCCACGGGCGCTGATTGATGAGCTGATCGAGGAGGCGCTTGCCAGCCGCTCTATACATGGCGTATAA
- a CDS encoding RNA methyltransferase: protein MQDTRNVIDKFKGRSEAEIVKELDAKDHGLVIALENTERDFNMGTIVRSANAFGVRQIYVIGRRQWNKRGAMMTDKYLHVHYVGSTAEFVELMRTEDREIIAIDNIPGSVNMSETNLPERAVLVFGQEGPGISEEMAQAADKIIAIEQFGSTRSINVGAAATVAMYCWLQQHVLG from the coding sequence ATGCAAGACACACGAAATGTGATTGACAAATTCAAAGGTCGCAGCGAGGCGGAGATTGTAAAGGAGCTAGACGCCAAGGACCACGGCTTGGTGATTGCTCTGGAGAACACCGAGCGGGATTTTAATATGGGGACGATTGTCAGGAGCGCCAATGCGTTTGGCGTACGGCAGATTTATGTGATTGGCAGGCGGCAATGGAATAAGCGCGGCGCCATGATGACGGATAAATATTTACACGTGCATTATGTCGGTTCGACGGCAGAGTTTGTCGAGTTAATGCGGACTGAAGACAGAGAAATTATTGCGATTGATAATATCCCAGGTAGCGTCAATATGTCGGAGACGAATTTACCAGAGCGCGCGGTGCTAGTGTTTGGTCAGGAAGGGCCGGGAATTTCCGAGGAGATGGCGCAGGCGGCAGATAAAATTATTGCCATTGAACAGTTCGGCTCGACCCGCTCCATCAATGTCGGCGCAGCAGCCACCGTGGCGATGTATTGCTGGCTGCAACAACATGTGCTCGGTTGA
- the typA gene encoding translational GTPase TypA, which yields MKDASKIRNIAIIAHVDHGKTTMVDGLLKQSRTFRDNQAEMSQELIMDSGDQEHERGITITAKQTSIFYGDYKINIIDTPGHADFSGEVERTLQMADGVLLIVDAQEGPMPQTKFVLSKALELGLKPVVVINKIDKPARRIAEVEDELSDLFLELATDDSQLHYPIYYAVGRDGKAWRKIPTDPTEDADLTPIFEAIINDIPAPSVTADGGFQMLVTSLQYDTFQGKYAIGRIARGSVKRGLAVSLMKQGEVSGSARIEKVFGYRGLNREELGEAFAGDIVALVGVSEAHIGDTIADKEQPEALPAIAIEAPTLSMYLGPNTSPMKGREGEFTTSRQIGDRLRRELETNVALRVEENGIGFTVSGRGELHLSVLIETMRREGFEFEVGRPQVVTITEDGVEKEPIEELQIEISSEFIGAISQELGARHAEMKSQETTASGATRITYVLPTRALIGLRNVLLTATKGTVIMNSLPHGYQPLGGKLPKTRGGVLIAFEAGTTTPYALQAAEARGELLVGPGTEVYAGMIVGIYNRQEDIEINVCKAKHLTNMRSKSSDGTVQLTPFTQFSLEQCIDFIEDDELLEVTPKSLRLRKRYLDANERKRAAKR from the coding sequence ATGAAGGACGCTAGCAAGATTCGAAATATTGCCATTATTGCCCACGTCGATCACGGCAAGACGACCATGGTTGATGGGCTGCTCAAACAGTCGCGCACATTTCGCGACAACCAGGCTGAGATGAGCCAAGAACTGATCATGGATTCGGGTGATCAGGAGCACGAACGCGGTATCACCATCACCGCCAAACAGACCTCGATTTTTTACGGTGATTATAAAATTAACATCATCGATACACCAGGACACGCCGATTTCTCGGGCGAAGTCGAGCGAACGCTGCAGATGGCGGACGGTGTGCTGCTGATCGTCGATGCGCAGGAAGGGCCGATGCCGCAGACAAAGTTTGTGCTTTCAAAGGCGCTAGAACTGGGCTTGAAGCCAGTGGTGGTGATTAATAAAATCGATAAGCCGGCGCGGCGAATTGCCGAGGTTGAAGATGAACTGAGCGATCTATTTTTGGAGTTGGCGACCGATGATAGTCAGCTGCATTATCCGATTTATTACGCCGTTGGGCGCGACGGCAAGGCGTGGCGGAAGATCCCTACTGACCCGACTGAAGACGCCGATCTCACACCGATTTTTGAAGCAATTATCAATGACATCCCGGCACCGAGCGTCACGGCTGACGGCGGTTTCCAGATGCTGGTGACCAGCCTGCAGTACGATACCTTTCAAGGTAAATATGCCATTGGGCGGATCGCTCGCGGGTCGGTCAAGCGCGGGCTGGCGGTTAGCCTGATGAAACAGGGCGAAGTATCAGGCTCGGCGCGAATCGAGAAAGTCTTTGGTTACCGTGGGCTGAACCGCGAAGAGCTTGGAGAGGCGTTTGCTGGCGACATCGTGGCGCTAGTGGGCGTCAGCGAGGCGCACATCGGCGATACCATTGCCGACAAAGAACAACCCGAGGCCTTGCCGGCGATTGCCATTGAAGCGCCGACATTGAGCATGTATCTTGGCCCGAACACCAGCCCGATGAAAGGACGCGAGGGTGAGTTTACTACCTCGCGGCAAATTGGCGACCGATTGCGGCGAGAACTGGAGACCAACGTGGCACTGCGCGTCGAGGAAAACGGCATCGGCTTTACGGTGTCTGGCCGCGGTGAATTACACCTCAGCGTCTTGATCGAGACCATGCGGCGCGAGGGCTTTGAGTTCGAAGTCGGCCGCCCGCAAGTGGTCACCATCACCGAGGACGGCGTCGAAAAAGAGCCAATTGAAGAATTACAGATCGAAATTAGCAGCGAATTCATCGGCGCGATCAGCCAAGAATTAGGTGCGCGCCACGCTGAAATGAAATCACAAGAAACCACCGCCAGCGGTGCTACCCGCATCACCTATGTGCTGCCGACCAGGGCTTTGATTGGCCTGCGCAACGTACTCCTGACCGCCACCAAAGGCACGGTGATCATGAATTCCCTGCCACATGGCTATCAACCGCTGGGCGGCAAATTGCCAAAGACCCGCGGCGGCGTACTCATCGCCTTTGAAGCTGGCACCACCACGCCGTATGCGCTGCAGGCAGCCGAAGCGCGCGGTGAACTCTTGGTCGGGCCGGGCACTGAGGTTTACGCCGGTATGATCGTCGGTATTTATAACCGCCAAGAAGACATTGAAATCAACGTCTGTAAAGCTAAGCACCTGACCAACATGCGTTCCAAATCATCCGACGGCACGGTACAATTGACGCCATTTACGCAGTTTAGCCTGGAGCAATGCATCGACTTCATCGAGGACGACGAGCTGCTGGAAGTGACGCCAAAATCTTTGCGTCTGCGTAAACGTTACCTTGACGCTAATGAGCGAAAGCGTGCCGCCAAGCGGTAG